In the genome of Streptomyces globosus, one region contains:
- the pafA gene encoding Pup--protein ligase, whose translation MDRRIFGLENEYGVTCTFRGQRRLSPDEVARYLFRRVVSWGRSSNVFLRNGARLYLDVGSHPEYATPECDNVTELVTHDKAGERILEGLLVDAERRLHEEGIAGDVYLFKNNTDSAGNSYGCHENYLVARHGEFSRLADILIPFLVTRQLICGAGKVLQTPRGAVYCVSQRAEHIWEGVSSATTRSRPIINTRDEPHADAERYRRLHVIVGDSNMSETTMLLKVGSTDLVLRMIEAGTVMRDLTLENPIRAIREVSHDTTGQRKVRLASGREASALEIQREYYDKAVDFAERRGIRTGTVEQVLELWGRTLDAIEEQDLGRIATEIDWVMKHQLIERYRAKHGMTMSNPRVAQIDLAYHDIHRRRGLYYLLERKGQAARICNDLKIFEGKSVPPQTTRARLRGDFIRRAQEQRRDFTVDWVHLKLNDQAQRTVLCKDPFRAVDDRVEKLIAGM comes from the coding sequence ATGGACCGCCGCATTTTCGGGCTGGAGAACGAGTACGGCGTCACGTGCACGTTCAGGGGACAGCGCCGACTGTCTCCTGACGAAGTGGCGCGCTACCTCTTCCGCCGTGTCGTGTCATGGGGCCGCAGCAGCAATGTCTTCCTGCGGAACGGCGCCCGCCTGTACCTCGACGTGGGATCGCATCCGGAATACGCAACTCCTGAGTGCGACAACGTGACCGAGCTGGTCACCCACGACAAGGCCGGCGAGCGCATTCTCGAGGGCCTCCTCGTCGACGCCGAGCGCCGTCTGCACGAGGAGGGAATCGCAGGCGACGTCTACCTCTTCAAGAACAACACGGACTCGGCGGGCAACTCGTACGGCTGCCACGAAAACTATCTGGTGGCGCGGCACGGGGAATTCTCCCGCCTCGCGGACATCCTCATTCCGTTCCTGGTCACGCGGCAGCTGATCTGCGGGGCGGGCAAGGTGCTCCAGACGCCGCGGGGCGCCGTGTACTGCGTCAGCCAGCGGGCCGAGCACATCTGGGAGGGCGTCAGCTCCGCCACGACGCGCTCGCGCCCCATCATCAACACCCGCGACGAGCCGCACGCGGACGCGGAGCGCTACCGCCGCCTGCACGTGATCGTGGGCGACTCGAACATGTCCGAGACGACCATGCTGCTCAAGGTCGGCTCCACCGACCTCGTGCTGCGCATGATCGAGGCGGGCACGGTCATGCGGGACCTCACCCTGGAGAACCCGATCCGGGCGATCCGCGAGGTGAGCCACGACACCACCGGCCAGCGCAAGGTGCGGCTGGCGAGCGGCCGCGAGGCCTCCGCCCTGGAGATCCAGCGCGAGTACTACGACAAGGCGGTGGACTTCGCCGAGCGCCGCGGGATCCGCACCGGCACGGTGGAGCAGGTGCTCGAGCTGTGGGGCCGCACGCTGGACGCGATCGAGGAGCAGGACCTGGGCCGGATCGCGACGGAGATCGACTGGGTCATGAAGCACCAGCTGATCGAGCGCTACCGCGCCAAGCACGGCATGACCATGTCGAACCCGCGGGTGGCGCAGATAGACCTCGCCTACCACGACATCCACCGCCGGCGCGGCCTGTACTACCTGCTGGAGCGCAAGGGGCAGGCGGCGCGGATCTGCAACGACCTCAAGATCTTCGAGGGGAAGTCGGTCCCCCCGCAGACCACGAGGGCGCGGCTGCGCGGGGACTTCATCCGCCGGGCGCAGGAGCAGCGGCGCGACTTCACCGTGGACTGGGTGCACCTGAAGCTGAACGACCAGGCGCAGCGGACCGTGCTGTGCAAGGACCCGTTCCGGGCGGTCGACGACCGTGTCGAGAAGCTGATCGCCGGTATGTGA
- a CDS encoding LacI family DNA-binding transcriptional regulator yields the protein MTRPTSRDVASAAGVSQATVSLVLGGKWRGRVSERTAGLVREAAAELGYRPNLAARNLRLGSTRTALLVVPALTSEFFARVYTGAARVASEHGFGVVLYPSPEGIGPARDPFPSARAALDGVIASSMAAGALDAIGGAELPLVMLDSDPANGRAAARVNLAMADGVRQVAEHLLGLGHRRFLHFAADVDSWTFDVRAQALAALLPPQAELRTVRAPLSVPDARTAMEAALAAPGDRPTAVVCDDDLLAAGACKAARRLGLRVPEDLSVTGFDDLALATAVEPELTTVRLPAEQVGEQGMSALLAVLDGSGWAAPDIPVQLVVRGSTAPPPAAARR from the coding sequence GTGACGAGACCCACCAGCCGGGACGTCGCGAGCGCGGCCGGGGTCTCCCAGGCCACCGTCTCCCTCGTCCTCGGCGGGAAGTGGCGCGGCCGCGTCTCCGAGCGCACCGCGGGACTCGTCCGCGAGGCCGCCGCCGAGCTCGGCTACCGGCCCAACCTCGCCGCCCGCAACCTGCGCCTCGGCAGCACGCGCACCGCCCTGCTCGTCGTCCCCGCTCTGACCAGCGAGTTCTTCGCCCGCGTCTACACCGGCGCCGCCCGCGTCGCCTCCGAGCACGGCTTCGGCGTCGTCCTCTACCCCTCCCCCGAGGGCATCGGACCCGCCCGCGACCCCTTCCCCTCCGCCCGCGCCGCCCTCGACGGCGTCATCGCCTCCTCCATGGCCGCCGGGGCCCTCGACGCCATCGGCGGCGCCGAACTGCCCCTGGTCATGCTCGACAGCGACCCCGCCAACGGCAGGGCCGCCGCCCGCGTCAACCTCGCCATGGCCGACGGCGTCCGCCAGGTCGCCGAACACCTCCTCGGCCTCGGCCACCGCCGCTTCCTGCACTTCGCCGCCGACGTCGACAGCTGGACCTTCGACGTCCGCGCCCAGGCCCTCGCCGCCCTCCTGCCCCCGCAGGCCGAGCTGCGCACGGTCCGGGCCCCGCTGTCCGTCCCCGACGCCCGCACGGCCATGGAGGCCGCCCTGGCCGCCCCCGGGGACCGGCCCACCGCCGTCGTATGCGACGACGACCTCCTGGCCGCCGGCGCCTGCAAGGCCGCCCGCCGCCTCGGCCTGCGCGTCCCCGAGGACCTCTCCGTCACCGGCTTCGACGACCTCGCCCTCGCCACCGCCGTCGAACCGGAGCTCACCACCGTGCGGCTGCCCGCCGAGCAGGTCGGCGAGCAGGGCATGTCCGCCCTCCTCGCCGTGCTCGACGGCAGCGGCTGGGCCGCCCCCGACATCCCCGTCCAATTGGTCGTACGGGGCTCCACGGCCCCGCCGCCGGCTGCCGCCCGCCGCTGA
- the prcA gene encoding proteasome subunit alpha, producing MSTPFYVSPQQAMADRAEYARKGIARGRSLVVLQYADGIVFVGENPSRALHKFSEIYDRIGFAAAGKYNEYENLRIGGVRYADLRGYTYDRDDVTARGLANVYAQTLGTIFSSAGEKPYEVELVVAEVGTTAAGDQIYRLPHDGSIVDEHGSVAVGGNAEQISGFLDQRHRDGMTLSEALKLAVQALSSQANGAEKTIPAERLEVAVLDRTRPQQRKFKRIRGRQLSRLLEADVPAAAQADAVSNDEAPEDAEE from the coding sequence GTGTCGACTCCGTTCTACGTCTCTCCCCAGCAGGCGATGGCCGACCGGGCGGAATACGCCCGCAAGGGCATCGCCCGCGGTCGCAGCCTCGTCGTGCTGCAGTACGCCGACGGCATCGTGTTCGTCGGCGAGAACCCGTCCCGCGCGCTGCACAAGTTCAGCGAGATCTACGACCGGATCGGCTTCGCGGCCGCCGGCAAGTACAACGAGTACGAGAACCTGCGGATCGGCGGCGTCCGCTACGCCGACCTGCGCGGATACACGTACGACCGCGACGATGTGACGGCCCGTGGGCTCGCGAACGTCTACGCGCAGACGCTGGGCACCATCTTCTCCAGCGCCGGCGAGAAGCCGTACGAGGTGGAGCTGGTCGTCGCCGAGGTCGGCACGACGGCCGCGGGCGACCAGATCTACCGGCTGCCGCACGACGGCTCGATCGTGGACGAGCACGGCTCGGTCGCGGTCGGCGGGAACGCGGAGCAGATCAGCGGCTTCCTCGACCAGCGGCACCGGGACGGGATGACCCTGTCCGAGGCGCTGAAGCTGGCCGTGCAGGCGCTGTCGAGCCAGGCGAACGGTGCGGAGAAGACCATTCCGGCCGAGCGGCTGGAGGTCGCCGTGCTGGACCGCACCCGCCCGCAGCAGCGGAAGTTCAAGCGGATCCGGGGCCGGCAGCTGTCGCGGCTGCTGGAGGCGGACGTTCCGGCGGCTGCGCAGGCCGACGCCGTCTCCAACGACGAGGCTCCCGAGGACGCCGAGGAGTAG
- the prcB gene encoding proteasome subunit beta — translation MEPNTRGTGRLPAAFLTPGSSSFMDFLGAHAPEMLPGNRKLPEGIVEAPHGTTIVAATFPGGVVLAGDRRATMGNMIAQRDIEKVFPADEYSAVGIAGTAGLAVEMVKLFQLELEHFEKVEGTTLSLEGKANRLSTMIRSNLGMAMQGLAVVPLFAGYDEGKEKGRIFSYDVTGGRSEEHGYAATGSGSIFARGSMKKLYRPDLTEEQATTLVVQALYDAADDDSATGGPDLYRNIYPIVTVITDEGFRRLTEDESQDLARRVTDRRLQEPDGPRAALL, via the coding sequence GTGGAACCCAACACTCGTGGCACAGGGCGTCTGCCGGCAGCCTTCCTGACGCCGGGGTCGTCGTCCTTCATGGACTTCCTGGGCGCGCACGCGCCCGAGATGCTGCCGGGGAACCGGAAGCTCCCGGAGGGGATCGTCGAGGCGCCGCACGGCACGACCATCGTCGCCGCCACCTTCCCCGGCGGGGTCGTCCTCGCCGGCGACCGGCGCGCGACGATGGGCAACATGATCGCGCAGCGGGACATCGAGAAGGTGTTCCCGGCGGACGAGTACAGCGCGGTCGGCATCGCCGGCACCGCCGGCCTGGCCGTGGAGATGGTCAAGCTGTTCCAGCTGGAGCTGGAGCACTTCGAGAAGGTGGAGGGGACGACCCTCTCCCTTGAGGGCAAGGCCAACCGGCTCTCCACCATGATCCGCAGCAACCTCGGCATGGCCATGCAGGGCCTGGCCGTGGTCCCGCTCTTCGCCGGCTACGACGAGGGCAAGGAGAAGGGCCGCATCTTCTCCTACGACGTGACCGGCGGCCGCTCGGAGGAGCACGGGTACGCCGCGACCGGTTCCGGTTCGATCTTCGCCCGGGGCTCCATGAAGAAGCTCTACCGTCCGGACCTGACGGAGGAGCAGGCCACCACGCTGGTCGTCCAGGCGCTGTACGACGCCGCCGACGACGACTCGGCCACCGGCGGCCCCGACCTCTACCGCAACATCTACCCGATCGTCACCGTCATCACCGACGAGGGCTTCCGGCGGCTGACCGAGGACGAGTCCCAGGACCTCGCCCGCAGGGTCACCGACCGCCGCCTCCAGGAGCCGGACGGCCCGCGCGCCGCCCTGCTCTGA
- a CDS encoding endonuclease VII domain-containing protein: MSNGSKWCRGCNRDIPLSGFAADRNRGDGLQPRCRECVAAYGAEHYRRRQAARGKVVRERLEVPAGWKLCRQCGEVKPHSEWHKNASASDGLSTRCKACRAAQGRAGHLKRAYGMTEAQRDEMIAAQGGVCVICKEGPAEHVDHDHQTGRVRGVLCFACNSALGKFKDRPDVMRRAAAYVEGNLWNPTLVAQGVCRQPS, translated from the coding sequence GTGTCCAACGGATCAAAGTGGTGTCGTGGATGTAACCGTGACATACCGCTGAGCGGGTTCGCAGCAGATCGAAACCGAGGGGACGGTCTGCAGCCCAGGTGCCGGGAGTGCGTGGCGGCGTACGGCGCCGAGCACTACCGGCGCCGTCAGGCAGCCAGGGGCAAGGTCGTCAGAGAGCGCTTGGAAGTGCCGGCGGGGTGGAAGCTCTGTCGGCAGTGCGGTGAGGTCAAGCCGCACAGTGAATGGCACAAGAACGCAAGTGCCTCTGACGGCTTGTCCACGCGTTGCAAGGCTTGCCGGGCAGCTCAGGGCCGGGCAGGCCATCTGAAGCGGGCCTACGGGATGACCGAGGCCCAACGCGACGAGATGATCGCCGCTCAGGGCGGGGTCTGCGTGATCTGCAAAGAGGGCCCTGCAGAGCATGTGGATCACGATCATCAGACGGGTAGGGTTCGAGGCGTACTGTGCTTCGCCTGCAACTCAGCTCTGGGGAAGTTCAAGGATCGGCCGGACGTCATGAGACGTGCAGCCGCTTACGTGGAAGGAAACCTGTGGAACCCAACACTCGTGGCACAGGGCGTCTGCCGGCAGCCTTCCTGA
- a CDS encoding ubiquitin-like protein Pup, producing the protein MATKDTGGGQQKATRSTEEVEEQAAEAQSDLKERQEKLSDDVDSVLDEIDDVLEENAEDFVRSFVQKGGE; encoded by the coding sequence ATGGCGACCAAGGACACCGGCGGCGGACAGCAGAAGGCCACTCGCTCGACCGAGGAGGTCGAGGAGCAGGCCGCGGAAGCGCAGTCCGACCTCAAGGAGCGGCAGGAGAAGCTCTCCGACGACGTCGACTCCGTACTTGACGAAATTGACGATGTACTCGAGGAAAATGCCGAGGACTTCGTTCGGAGTTTCGTACAAAAAGGTGGCGAATAG
- the dop gene encoding depupylase/deamidase Dop codes for MTVRRVMGIETEYGISVPGHPNANAMLTSSQIVNAYAAAMHRARRARWDFEEENPLRDARGFDLAREAADSSQLTDEDIGLANVILTNGARLYVDHAHPEYSSPEITSPLDAVLWDKAGERIMAEAAVRAAQLPGAQPIHLYKNNTDNKGASYGTHENYLMKRETPFSEIVRHLTPFFVCRQVVTGAGRVGIGQDGREHGFQISQRADYFEVEVGLETTLKRPIINTRDEPHSDAEKYRRLHVIIGDANLSEISTYLKLGTTALVLSMIEDQFITVDLAVDQPVRTLHQVSHDPDLRHLVTLRSGRTLTAVQLQMEYFELARKYVEERFGADADEQTKDVLARWEDVLGRLERDPMSLSGELDWIAKREILEGYRRRDGLDWDAARLHLVDLQYADVRPEKGLYNRLAARGKMKRLVSEEDVERAVGKPPEDTRAYFRGRCLEQYADDVAAASWDSVIFDLPGRDSLQRVPTLEPLRGTSQHVKELLDRCRTAEDLVRVLSGN; via the coding sequence ATGACCGTACGGCGAGTAATGGGGATCGAGACGGAGTACGGGATCTCCGTCCCCGGTCACCCGAACGCCAATGCCATGCTCACCTCGTCCCAGATCGTCAACGCCTACGCGGCGGCGATGCACCGGGCGCGACGCGCCCGCTGGGACTTCGAGGAGGAGAACCCGCTGCGGGACGCCCGCGGCTTCGACCTCGCCCGCGAGGCCGCCGACAGCAGCCAGCTGACCGACGAGGACATCGGCCTGGCCAACGTCATCCTGACCAACGGCGCGCGGCTCTACGTCGACCACGCGCACCCCGAGTACAGCTCGCCCGAGATCACCAGCCCGCTCGACGCGGTGCTCTGGGACAAGGCCGGCGAGCGGATCATGGCCGAGGCGGCCGTCCGGGCGGCCCAGCTGCCCGGCGCCCAGCCGATCCACCTCTACAAGAACAACACCGACAACAAGGGCGCCTCCTACGGCACGCACGAGAACTACCTGATGAAGCGGGAGACCCCCTTCTCTGAGATCGTGCGCCACCTGACGCCCTTCTTCGTCTGCCGCCAGGTCGTCACCGGCGCCGGCCGCGTCGGCATCGGCCAGGACGGCCGCGAGCACGGCTTCCAGATCAGCCAGCGTGCGGACTACTTCGAGGTCGAGGTCGGCCTGGAGACCACCCTGAAGCGGCCCATCATCAACACCCGCGACGAGCCGCACTCCGACGCGGAGAAGTACCGCCGCCTCCACGTGATCATCGGCGACGCGAACCTCTCCGAGATCTCCACCTACCTCAAGCTCGGCACGACGGCCCTGGTCCTCTCCATGATCGAGGACCAGTTCATCACCGTCGACCTGGCCGTGGACCAGCCGGTGCGCACCCTGCACCAGGTCTCCCACGACCCGGACCTGCGCCATCTGGTCACGCTGCGCAGCGGCCGCACCCTGACCGCCGTACAGCTGCAGATGGAGTACTTCGAGCTGGCCCGGAAGTACGTCGAGGAGCGCTTCGGGGCCGATGCGGACGAGCAGACCAAGGACGTGCTGGCCCGCTGGGAGGACGTCCTCGGGCGCCTGGAGCGGGACCCGATGAGCCTGTCGGGGGAGCTGGACTGGATCGCCAAGCGGGAGATCCTGGAGGGCTACCGCCGGCGGGACGGGCTGGACTGGGACGCAGCCCGGCTGCACCTGGTCGACCTCCAGTACGCGGACGTGCGCCCCGAGAAGGGCCTGTACAACCGGCTGGCGGCCCGCGGGAAGATGAAGCGGCTCGTGTCCGAGGAGGACGTGGAGCGGGCCGTCGGCAAGCCGCCGGAGGACACCCGGGCCTACTTCCGCGGGCGCTGCCTGGAGCAGTACGCGGACGACGTGGCCGCGGCCTCCTGGGACTCGGTGATCTTCGACCTGCCGGGGCGCGACTCCCTCCAGCGCGTCCCGACGCTGGAGCCGCTCCGGGGCACCAGCCAGCACGTGAAGGAGCTCCTGGACCGCTGCCGCACGGCGGAGGACCTGGTGCGGGTGCTCAGCGGGAACTGA
- the arc gene encoding proteasome ATPase, producing MAAHDDDINRGIRPGRGSDDPAGQVAYLEQEIAVLRRKLADSPRHTRILEERIVELQTNLAGVSAQNERLANTLREARDQIVALKEEVDRLAQPPAGFGVFLQANEDGTVDIFTGGRKLRVNVSPSVDPEELRRGQEVMLNEALNVVEAMEFERAGDIVTLKEILEDGERALVIGHTDEERVVRLAEPLLDATIRPGDALLLEPRSGYVYEVVPKSEVEELVLEEVPDIDYDKIGGLGDQIELIRDAVELPYLHPDLFKEHELRPPKGILLYGPPGCGKTLIAKAVANSLAKKVAEVTGQPAGKSYFLNIKGPELLNKYVGETERHIRLVFQRAREKASEGTPVIVFFDEMESLFRTRGSGVSSDVENTIVPQLLAEIDGVEGLENVIVIGASNREDMIDPAILRPGRLDVKIKIERPDAEAAKDIFAKYLKASLPLHADDLAEHSGSSEVAVHSMIQTVVEQMYAESEENRFLEVTYANGDKEVLYFKDFNSGAMIQNIVDRAKKMAIKAFLEHKQKGLRVAHLLQACVDEFKENEDLPNTTNPDDWARISGKKGERIVFIRTLVTGKQGADTGRSIDTVANTGQYL from the coding sequence GTGGCAGCCCACGACGACGACATCAACCGCGGCATCCGGCCGGGGCGGGGGTCCGATGACCCCGCCGGCCAGGTTGCCTATCTCGAGCAGGAAATCGCCGTCCTGCGACGTAAGCTCGCCGACTCTCCGCGACACACGAGGATTCTCGAAGAGCGGATCGTCGAGCTCCAGACAAACCTGGCCGGCGTCTCCGCACAAAACGAGCGACTGGCAAATACGCTCCGTGAAGCGCGCGACCAGATCGTGGCGCTCAAGGAGGAAGTGGACCGGCTCGCGCAGCCGCCGGCCGGATTCGGTGTCTTCCTCCAGGCGAACGAGGACGGCACCGTCGACATCTTCACGGGGGGCCGCAAGCTCCGCGTGAACGTCAGCCCCAGCGTCGACCCGGAAGAGCTCCGGCGCGGCCAGGAGGTCATGCTCAACGAGGCCCTCAACGTGGTCGAGGCCATGGAGTTCGAGCGGGCCGGGGACATCGTCACCCTCAAGGAGATCCTCGAGGACGGCGAGCGCGCCCTGGTGATCGGGCACACCGACGAGGAGCGGGTGGTCAGGCTCGCCGAGCCGCTGCTGGACGCCACCATCCGCCCCGGCGACGCCCTCCTGCTCGAACCCCGCTCCGGCTACGTCTACGAGGTCGTCCCGAAGAGCGAGGTCGAGGAGCTCGTCCTCGAAGAGGTCCCGGACATCGACTACGACAAGATCGGCGGCCTGGGCGACCAGATCGAGCTGATCCGCGACGCGGTCGAGCTGCCCTACCTCCACCCGGACCTTTTCAAGGAGCACGAACTGCGGCCGCCGAAGGGCATCCTGCTCTACGGCCCGCCCGGATGCGGCAAGACGCTCATCGCCAAGGCCGTCGCCAACTCCCTTGCCAAGAAGGTCGCCGAGGTGACCGGCCAGCCCGCCGGGAAGTCCTACTTCCTGAACATCAAGGGCCCCGAGCTCCTCAACAAGTACGTCGGCGAGACCGAGCGGCACATCCGCCTCGTCTTCCAGCGGGCCCGCGAGAAGGCGAGCGAGGGCACCCCCGTCATCGTCTTCTTCGACGAGATGGAGTCGCTCTTCCGCACCCGCGGCTCCGGCGTCAGCTCGGACGTGGAGAACACCATCGTCCCGCAGCTGCTCGCCGAGATCGACGGCGTGGAGGGCCTGGAGAACGTCATCGTCATCGGCGCCTCCAACCGCGAGGACATGATCGACCCGGCGATCCTGCGGCCCGGCCGCCTCGACGTGAAGATCAAGATCGAGCGCCCGGACGCCGAGGCCGCGAAGGACATCTTCGCGAAGTACCTCAAGGCCTCGCTGCCGCTGCACGCCGACGACCTCGCCGAGCACTCCGGCTCGTCCGAGGTCGCCGTCCACAGCATGATCCAGACGGTCGTCGAGCAGATGTACGCGGAGTCCGAGGAGAACCGCTTCCTCGAGGTCACGTACGCCAACGGCGACAAGGAAGTCCTCTACTTCAAGGACTTCAACTCCGGAGCCATGATCCAGAACATCGTGGACCGGGCCAAGAAGATGGCGATCAAGGCCTTCCTGGAGCACAAGCAGAAGGGCCTGCGGGTCGCCCACCTCCTCCAGGCCTGCGTGGACGAGTTCAAGGAGAACGAGGACCTGCCCAACACGACCAACCCGGACGACTGGGCCCGGATCTCCGGCAAGAAGGGCGAGCGGATCGTCTTCATCCGCACCCTCGTCACCGGAAAGCAGGGCGCCGACACCGGACGCTCCATCGACACGGTGGCGAACACCGGTCAGTACCTCTGA
- a CDS encoding ferredoxin — MTVQQEATAGGAGGAGQAGEPLEVWIDQDLCTGDGICVQYAPEVFELDIDGLAYVKSPEDELLVDPGATTPVPLPLLQDVVDSAKECPGDCIHVRRVSDGVEVYGPDAE, encoded by the coding sequence ATGACCGTGCAGCAGGAGGCAACCGCCGGTGGCGCAGGCGGCGCCGGGCAGGCGGGCGAGCCGCTCGAGGTCTGGATCGACCAGGACCTGTGCACCGGTGACGGCATCTGCGTGCAGTACGCGCCGGAGGTGTTCGAGCTGGACATCGACGGTCTGGCCTACGTGAAGAGCCCGGAGGACGAACTCCTGGTGGACCCGGGGGCGACCACTCCGGTTCCGCTGCCGCTGCTCCAGGACGTGGTGGACTCGGCGAAGGAGTGCCCGGGCGACTGCATCCACGTGCGGCGCGTCTCGGACGGCGTCGAGGTGTACGGCCCCGACGCCGAGTGA